The Quercus lobata isolate SW786 chromosome 9, ValleyOak3.0 Primary Assembly, whole genome shotgun sequence region AAGTTTCCTTGTAGCCAAACAGAAATTGCACCAAACCCAGTTCCACTCCATCATCATCAGCATCAACTCCACAGACACTCAAAGACAGTGTAGTGGTCGTTGTAGTCAGCACCAAACCCAGTGCTCTGGTGGTAGTACGATCATTGTGTAGCCTCTTCATCTGCTATTGGTTTCTAAATGACAAATAAGATGATGAGAAGTTTCTAATTCCAAATTGTCCAGAATCGTATGTAGATGCTTGTAcactagaaaagaaaacaaatttaactaaataaacaaataaaataaaagtttgtttaGAGCATAACAATAAAGACCATTCTGATCAGCAATAACACAAATAATGATATTTAATTGATAGAAGATAATCCATCAACTACAATATTATAAGGAAAGATAatccacacacaaacacacccgGAGTTCTAGACAAAACTTCATTTCTAAAATCAAAATgtctaaatgaaaaaaaaatttaattaagtttCTTATATTGGGATCCCAAAAAAACAACAGGAGCCTACTTCAACTATTACAGGCCCAATTATAGGGCAAACTCAATACAAAATCGGAAAACCTAAAGGCATATTTCCAAAGCTTCAtacaactgaaaaaaaaaaaaaaaaaaatcattgactCCATTTTCAGATTTCAAAAGGGTTAATGTGGTGAAGAAAAACAAGATCACgtgcctttcttttttcaaaagagTCCAAATATTCTACTTTCCATTTGATTACACAACAACACTGAAGTGGGGATGCATCTATTCAATTGTATTCTCCTATGGAAAATATTGCAGCAAATATTATAGATAGAACAACAAAAGTTCTGATTTTACCCTTTGGcataattgaacaaaaatgaTGAACAGTACACATAATCAATTGCAAACTAGTccaataagaaagagaaaaaggtgacttacaaaaaaatcaaagggaGAAAAAGGTCCCACTTTCACTGGGATTCCTCTTTCCTCACACACAATCAGAGTCAGCTTGTCCTTGTATGCATGAATTCCCAATCCAGTTTTCAATTAGATTAGGGTGCTCTGTCCACTTTGGGTGTGGTGCTTCATCATCACCGCTTTCCTTGATTTTGCTATCTTTCTTTGGATCGCCCCCTAAATCATCATCCTCATGATAAGGAGTGATAATACTGCTGCTAGACCCAGGCTTAGTTTGTTTGAGATCTTCAATGTCTTGCTCGAAAATCAAACGGGCTCCACATTTCGTAACCTCCAAGTCTGGACCGTAGGCTTCAAATGTAAGCTCAATTTGGGTGAATTCATTAGCATCCAATTCTTCTATGCGGTAGCTTCCGAAGTGTGTTTCAAAGGGAAAACAGTCGAGCCAAAGATGATACGATTCAATCTTACCAAATTCCTCCGATAAAGGAAGCCACACGTAGGAAGATCGATCTCCGTTGGCTTCAACAGCGCACACTGCGATTCCCATAAGTGTGCCACTTAATAATAAATGTGAAGGCACTTGCAGATTCACTGAAGCCCCCACATTTTGGTGCCTAAACCAATTCGGAATTTCACTTCCAGGAATTGTGAAACATGTGTACCATTTCTGGTTACAGCATCTCTGAAACAAACAAATCATGATGTTTAGAACTTCACTCACAtgcaagagagaaagagagagagggagagagagatagacCTCAATGATATTCTGTCTTAGAATTGCTGACCACAGGTCACCTTTGCCTTGATTATAAATCAATTTGACGCAATTGACAAGATTTATATTCTGCGAAAAACCATTATCTGGACTTAATGATAATGTTTCCAGTGAGGTACATCCTGTTGCATCgataaaatacatatttaatgGAAGCTTAGGCAACATTTGAAGTTGAGTGCAACCACCCAAATAAAGGTTTGTCAAATTAGATAGTTGAATGATACTTTCAGGAAggcaaacaaaattatttccttTTAGATTTAATTCTCTTAAAGATGACAAGGACCCCAGAACATTAGGAATCATTTGAatattgcaataacttaaatcCAGTTCCGTCAAAGACCATAAGCCTTGTAGAGAACACTCTAACATGCTCATGGGATCAGGACTTCTTTTTCGTTGCATTAAAGGAAAATTCAGGAGCTTATTGAATGATTTAGATGACCCCACACATCTACTTAGAGATAgtagtttgagattttttaagtGAACAACAGATAAAGGTAGCCTTGTTATAGCAGTTCCACTCACATCTAGATTTTCCAGGCCTTCGATATTACCCAAATTCTCTGGTAATTCATCAAGTTTTGAGCAGCCAGATAAAGTGAGAATTTTTAGAGACATCAAGCAACAACATGCATTTGAAAGACTTGAAAGGTTTTTACAGTCTCTTAGATCCAATTCAATAAGGCCAGTTAAATGCTCCACTGATAATGGTAGATCTTTTATAGCTGTCTCACTCAAACAGAGTTTCGGCAAACGTGACATGTTTCCTACAATTTCTGGAAATTTCTTCAATCTTGAACAACCACCAAGATCCAAAATTTCAAGTGCTTCCAAGTTGATCTTGTCAGGAAGGCTTTCGAGACATTTGCAACCATTCAAATCCAATTGAATAAGTTGTTTGAGATCTCCAAGAGATGTGTGAATCTTATATAGTCTTGTACAATGTCGAAAAATCAATTGCTTAAGCTTCGAGGCTCCACTAAGGTCTGGCATCTCAATCAAGTTTTGAGAGTCACTTAGGTCAATGAGTCTTAACTCGCCTAAATTCTGttataaaccaaaaatatatatattagataaaGTCAAGCCTTAAcgaaaacaaataaaatgcaCATTTTCATAACTAAAAATCTTACCATGTTTCCATTCCATAGTTGTTTGATGCTACTAGAATGCATTCTCAATTCAACAAGTTTGTTTAGTTGGAAATTGGTTGgtaaacattttaaatgatatcCATGCCATTCGAGAAGACGTAACTCATTAGAAAGATAATTGAGGCCTTGTGGAAGTTGCACCTTACCTCTAATGAGGTCTTTTGGAAGTTGCATAGTACCATTTATGAAGACTTCTGAAAGTTTCTCACTACtaattttaagcaatctcaaatttttcatttttgagaaGGCTTCAGCACTCAGGTGTTCCACTTTTTGAATAGGTATGTTTACCATTATGCCTTCAACTTTCTCTGTTCCCTAATAAGAAAAAACAACGAAATTAGAATAATTGgtaaattgttagaaaattttataaaaatatatatacttttttaagTTCAGGTTTGTACTAGTCAACTTACAGAATCATTTTTCAATACATGAATGACATCATCATAAATCCACAACCTACTACGTCCACCAGGTTCTTTAGGAGATTCACGACGAACGATTTCTTGACCCATATCTTGTAGCAAATCATGCATCCACAAAGTTCCATTGTAATAAATGGTTATGAGAGATTTGTCCTTAAGAACACCAATATCGTAGTCTAGAGAATTATAAAAACTTCCAAATATATCTCCTATGCAATCTTTGTTCTCTCCTTtgaaaaaacatgcaatatctaGAAACAATCCTTTCTCCGAATTTGTAAGCCCATCAAAACTTATTTGAAGTATATCCAAAATGTTTCTATTAGgttctttttttagtttataaagggcacttttccattcattcgttcttttagaaaacaacaaagaaccTAAAACTTTAAGAGCTAAAGGAAGGCCTTTAGCATAATTCACAAAGTCCTTAGACAAATCCACAAAATTTTCTTCAGGATGGGGTTTCTTAAAAGCACTCCAACTAAAAAGCTCCAAAGCTTCATCATCATTCAACCCCGTAATGTTATATACATCATCCACACCGCATCTTATCAACAAATGGCTATCTCTGCTTGTTACAATGATTCTACTTCCAGGACCAAACCAATCATGCTTCCCTGCCAATGCTTTTAGTTGTTCATCTCcatccacatcatcaagaataataaaaacatttttattacgTAGTATATTCCTTATAACATTGATTCCCCCCCAAACATCCCATATATTTATTTCACTTTCCATGAGGATCTGAGAAAGaagttgtttttgtaaagaaactAGACCTTGATTTTTAGTTTCTTCTCTAATATTAACAATAAAGCTTCTACCTTCAAAATTACCAGAAATTCTTCTATAAATTTCATGTGCAAGGGTTGTTTTGCCCATTCCACCCATCCCGCATATCCC contains the following coding sequences:
- the LOC115959872 gene encoding TMV resistance protein N-like isoform X2; translation: MATQATSSTPSSTSSSSFSFSSCPPWKYHVFLSFCGVDTRKNFTDHLYTALKQKGIITFRDDEKLERGKYISQELLKAIEESKYAIIVLSTNYTSSRWCLIELAKIVKCKKETGLTVLPVFYHVDPSDVRNQNGILAEVFAKHEKDTRISTEDVQAWKAALKDVGDISGWHLHDRHESKIIQTIIGRIFSELFHKLPCVSEDLVGMDSCVEEMLDSYIGEGLGGVRFVGICGMGGMGKTTLAHEIYRRISGNFEGRSFIVNIREETKNQGLVSLQKQLLSQILMESEINIWDVWGGINVIRNILRNKNVFIILDDVDGDEQLKALAGKHDWFGPGSRIIVTSRDSHLLIRCGVDDVYNITGLNDDEALELFSWSAFKKPHPEENFVDLSKDFVNYAKGLPLALKVLGSLLFSKRTNEWKSALYKLKKEPNRNILDILQISFDGLTNSEKGLFLDIACFFKGENKDCIGDIFGSFYNSLDYDIGVLKDKSLITIYYNGTLWMHDLLQDMGQEIVRRESPKEPGGRSRLWIYDDVIHVLKNDSGTEKVEGIMVNIPIQKVEHLSAEAFSKMKNLRLLKISSEKLSEVFINGTMQLPKDLIRGKVQLPQGLNYLSNELRLLEWHGYHLKCLPTNFQLNKLVELRMHSSSIKQLWNGNMNLGELRLIDLSDSQNLIEMPDLSGASKLKQLIFRHCTRLYKIHTSLGDLKQLIQLDLNGCKCLESLPDKINLEALEILDLGGCSRLKKFPEIVGNMSRLPKLCLSETAIKDLPLSVEHLTGLIELDLRDCKNLSSLSNACCCLMSLKILTLSGCSKLDELPENLGNIEGLENLDNINLVNCVKLIYNQGKGDLWSAILRQNIIERCCNQKWYTCFTIPGSEIPNWFRHQNVGASVNLQVPSHLLLSGTLMGIAVCAVEANGDRSSYVWLPLSEEFGKIESYHLWLDCFPFETHFGSYRIEELDANEFTQIELTFEAYGPDLEVTKCGARLIFEQDIEDLKQTKPGSSSSIITPYHEDDDLGGDPKKDSKIKESGDDEAPHPKWTEHPNLIENWIGNSCIQGQADSDCV
- the LOC115959872 gene encoding TMV resistance protein N-like isoform X1, whose product is MATQATSSTPSSTSSSSFSFSSCPPWKYHVFLSFCGVDTRKNFTDHLYTALKQKGIITFRDDEKLERGKYISQELLKAIEESKYAIIVLSTNYTSSRWCLIELAKIVKCKKETGLTVLPVFYHVDPSDVRNQNGILAEVFAKHEKDTRISTEDVQAWKAALKDVGDISGWHLHDRHESKIIQTIIGRIFSELFHKLPCVSEDLVGMDSCVEEMLDSYIGEGLGGVRFVGICGMGGMGKTTLAHEIYRRISGNFEGRSFIVNIREETKNQGLVSLQKQLLSQILMESEINIWDVWGGINVIRNILRNKNVFIILDDVDGDEQLKALAGKHDWFGPGSRIIVTSRDSHLLIRCGVDDVYNITGLNDDEALELFSWSAFKKPHPEENFVDLSKDFVNYAKGLPLALKVLGSLLFSKRTNEWKSALYKLKKEPNRNILDILQISFDGLTNSEKGLFLDIACFFKGENKDCIGDIFGSFYNSLDYDIGVLKDKSLITIYYNGTLWMHDLLQDMGQEIVRRESPKEPGGRSRLWIYDDVIHVLKNDSGTEKVEGIMVNIPIQKVEHLSAEAFSKMKNLRLLKISSEKLSEVFINGTMQLPKDLIRGKVQLPQGLNYLSNELRLLEWHGYHLKCLPTNFQLNKLVELRMHSSSIKQLWNGNMNLGELRLIDLSDSQNLIEMPDLSGASKLKQLIFRHCTRLYKIHTSLGDLKQLIQLDLNGCKCLESLPDKINLEALEILDLGGCSRLKKFPEIVGNMSRLPKLCLSETAIKDLPLSVEHLTGLIELDLRDCKNLSSLSNACCCLMSLKILTLSGCSKLDELPENLGNIEGLENLDVSGTAITRLPLSVVHLKNLKLLSLSRCVGSSKSFNKLLNFPLMQRKRSPDPMSMLECSLQGLWSLTELDLSYCNIQMIPNVLGSLSSLRELNLKGNNFVCLPESIIQLSNLTNLYLGGCTQLQMLPKLPLNMYFIDATGCTSLETLSLSPDNGFSQNINLVNCVKLIYNQGKGDLWSAILRQNIIERCCNQKWYTCFTIPGSEIPNWFRHQNVGASVNLQVPSHLLLSGTLMGIAVCAVEANGDRSSYVWLPLSEEFGKIESYHLWLDCFPFETHFGSYRIEELDANEFTQIELTFEAYGPDLEVTKCGARLIFEQDIEDLKQTKPGSSSSIITPYHEDDDLGGDPKKDSKIKESGDDEAPHPKWTEHPNLIENWIGNSCIQGQADSDCV